One genomic segment of Catalinimonas alkaloidigena includes these proteins:
- a CDS encoding phage integrase SAM-like domain-containing protein: MGYVKAILLSFKDKAGKQKITIEYRHPGKPPRLRFPTNFKVFAKDWNKELGISKNDESLNSFLRSESDRLEKVKKSLLNKGVEPTCLEMEKAIKLEKEQAEKVKRSEESEEVILNQKLLDWCDIHLQNIANSNTRKSEKNVRNYIESFDKDARLIDVDFDWLERFYNHISKGLDKISTIEAYMSRLGRIFNTVKKYNRRNRKIKQYVTEIKEDIQDIKPVVLFDENFGCDYAMFLELFQYDGFSEKQSHLRVTRDHFVLMIAMGGLRVHDYLAIKQDDIRKEFRMVDGEAREVWVFDYFEHKNKKQHKDIPILGYGVEILKKYDEKLPPKKPAKDINLQLKKIGELLGWTHEIEVKFYDADRNIKKIEKKRMCDHITSKWARITRVSIDDESQIDETISRLATGHRSKARKRYQYKSTLSMIKGNEKHEEIYNSIKKAE, encoded by the coding sequence ATGGGATATGTAAAAGCAATTCTGCTAAGTTTTAAGGATAAAGCAGGTAAGCAGAAAATAACAATAGAATACCGTCACCCAGGTAAACCACCAAGATTACGTTTTCCAACTAATTTCAAGGTTTTTGCAAAAGATTGGAATAAGGAATTAGGTATTTCAAAAAATGATGAAAGCCTTAATTCTTTTTTACGTTCTGAATCTGATCGTCTGGAAAAAGTGAAAAAATCTTTACTGAATAAAGGTGTAGAACCTACCTGTTTGGAGATGGAAAAAGCTATCAAGTTAGAAAAAGAACAGGCAGAAAAAGTAAAGAGAAGTGAAGAGTCAGAGGAAGTAATTTTGAATCAAAAACTTTTGGATTGGTGCGACATTCATTTACAAAATATTGCTAATTCTAATACTAGAAAGTCAGAAAAGAATGTACGGAATTACATCGAGTCTTTTGATAAAGATGCTAGATTAATTGATGTAGATTTTGATTGGCTGGAAAGGTTCTATAACCACATTTCAAAAGGGTTAGATAAGATAAGTACAATTGAAGCGTATATGTCAAGACTTGGTAGAATCTTCAATACTGTAAAAAAATATAATAGGAGAAACAGAAAAATTAAACAGTATGTGACAGAGATAAAAGAAGATATTCAGGATATAAAACCTGTAGTTCTATTTGATGAAAACTTTGGTTGTGACTACGCTATGTTTCTTGAACTATTTCAATATGATGGATTTTCTGAAAAACAATCACATTTACGAGTAACTAGAGATCATTTTGTCTTAATGATTGCAATGGGTGGACTTAGGGTACATGATTACTTAGCAATAAAGCAGGATGATATTAGAAAAGAATTTCGCATGGTCGATGGTGAGGCAAGAGAAGTTTGGGTGTTTGACTACTTCGAACATAAGAATAAGAAGCAACATAAAGATATTCCGATTTTAGGATATGGTGTAGAAATTTTAAAAAAGTATGATGAAAAACTACCTCCTAAAAAACCTGCAAAGGATATAAACTTGCAGCTAAAAAAAATTGGTGAATTATTAGGCTGGACACATGAAATAGAAGTCAAATTCTACGATGCAGACCGAAATATTAAGAAGATAGAAAAGAAAAGGATGTGCGATCATATAACATCAAAATGGGCACGAATTACAAGAGTTAGTATAGATGATGAATCCCAGATTGATGAAACAATAAGTAGGCTTGCTACTGGACATCGATCAAAAGCTAGAAAAAGGTATCAGTACAAGAGTACACTATCGATGATAAAAGGAAACGAAAAGCATGAAGAGATATATAACTCCATAAAGAAAGCTGAGTAA
- a CDS encoding TlpA family protein disulfide reductase, translated as MRSSLFLLLSLCSFLIFSACQEEKASQEEASSHVNIHLQAKHLASDTVKVLTIDMLTGKSVLLAEAVLDSSGIGKMNMAVEHSLFATLDYQPTQKEHPKNNQLYLEPGDSLMITLDGEAPEQTLSFEGEGAEVNNYLARSFLIRKPFFRRVGKLIWQLEQQAFLDRLDSIRFSMETFLQQYADSVDMDADMKALMEKRNEIDVLKEEVRYAFLLQNNFVVKAISNGETVGEYQLPEAFSNVYQRVPYDTNLIKKQMPHYALLLQRSMDATVAYPLYFGTSAEERENMPKQMPSMIDSLIRTQYDQAKFPDYFLAWNISSWMDRKGISPDIDSLYHQFLRNNSNSPYLATLEEKYERWMAISTGSPAPDFYGTTPDGKRLALSDFKGKVVYIDVWATWCGPCRQEFPASIALQKEFAEEEGVSFLYVSIEMSLPDWNTWKSIRT; from the coding sequence ATGAGAAGTTCACTTTTTCTACTGCTGTCACTTTGCTCCTTCCTTATTTTTTCTGCCTGCCAGGAAGAGAAAGCAAGCCAAGAGGAGGCTTCTTCACATGTAAATATTCACCTACAGGCAAAGCATCTGGCCTCAGATACTGTAAAAGTACTGACCATAGATATGCTCACAGGGAAAAGTGTTCTACTGGCTGAAGCAGTGCTGGACTCCAGCGGAATAGGAAAGATGAACATGGCAGTTGAACATAGCTTGTTCGCAACCCTGGATTATCAACCCACACAGAAAGAACACCCTAAGAATAATCAGCTGTATCTGGAGCCGGGAGATTCTCTCATGATAACGTTAGATGGTGAAGCTCCAGAACAGACCCTTAGTTTTGAGGGCGAAGGGGCCGAAGTGAATAATTATCTGGCGCGTTCATTCCTGATCAGAAAACCATTTTTCAGAAGGGTAGGCAAGCTTATCTGGCAGCTTGAGCAGCAGGCATTTTTAGATCGGCTGGACTCTATTCGCTTTAGCATGGAAACCTTTCTGCAGCAATATGCAGACAGCGTGGATATGGATGCTGACATGAAAGCGCTTATGGAGAAAAGGAATGAAATAGATGTCCTGAAAGAGGAAGTAAGATATGCCTTTTTGTTACAGAATAATTTTGTAGTGAAAGCCATAAGTAATGGCGAAACGGTAGGAGAGTATCAGTTGCCTGAAGCTTTTAGCAATGTATACCAAAGAGTTCCTTACGACACCAATCTGATAAAAAAGCAGATGCCTCACTATGCATTATTGCTACAGAGGAGTATGGATGCTACTGTTGCATACCCCTTGTATTTTGGTACGAGTGCGGAGGAAAGAGAAAATATGCCCAAGCAAATGCCATCCATGATAGATAGTCTTATCCGTACTCAATATGATCAGGCAAAATTTCCTGACTATTTTCTGGCCTGGAATATCAGCTCATGGATGGATAGGAAGGGCATATCTCCTGATATTGACAGCTTATATCACCAATTTCTGAGAAATAATAGCAATTCACCTTATCTGGCAACTCTGGAAGAAAAGTATGAGCGCTGGATGGCCATCAGTACGGGCAGCCCTGCTCCTGATTTCTATGGCACTACGCCTGATGGAAAAAGGCTGGCTTTGAGCGACTTCAAAGGGAAGGTAGTATATATAGATGTATGGGCTACCTGGTGTGGTCCTTGCCGCCAAGAGTTTCCCGCTTCTATCGCTTTACAAAAAGAGTTTGCTGAAGAGGAAGGGGTGAGCTTTCTGTATGTATCGATAGAGATGAGTCTGCCTGACTGGAATACCTGGAAGAGCATCCGGACTTAA
- a CDS encoding DUF885 family protein, with translation MTLVRILTLSLLPLFAFANDDLQSFGETFFTWRAKMQPASGDDINRVERPQGWVPDYSHEALQQYHQDYKQFRAALDAIDQSGWDRSDSVDFLLLHSAVERINWELNVLRLPYRNPDFYVHQTLGVLFELLVLHTEMNDARMEEIILRMQSIPATLEHARANLTEPFAGGAVIALNNLEEIEQKFNQLNSALQQVADKSYHKKLDKATKAAGEALVAYADWLEAEMPKMGNSFEVGRENYNYFLKNIALMPFTPEELLTMGAMEWSRSVAFDVFEQMRNVDEPAPTIFENAQAQIAKEAEQEQEIRDFMEEMNIMSVPADVNHYLNKELTPYLTPLAHMGVTDDLTSESRLDIDGVSYIRDPSWDLPYFYRAIAQDPRPIIIHEGVPGHYFQLVRSWKNDNPIRRRFFDSGPIEGIGFYVEEMLLQFGLLDDRPRTREIMYSFMRLRALRVDIDVNLAVGNYDIPEAANYLETIVPMDRGTAVEEAGFFSLTPGQAISYQIGKIQIMKFLADAKIQQGDDFSLRDFHDFLMVNGNVPIALQRYEYLGKADELKELWPD, from the coding sequence ATGACCTTAGTCCGAATCCTTACCCTAAGCCTCCTTCCCCTCTTTGCATTCGCCAACGACGATTTGCAAAGCTTTGGCGAAACTTTTTTTACCTGGCGGGCCAAAATGCAGCCTGCCAGCGGTGATGATATCAATCGGGTGGAACGCCCACAGGGCTGGGTGCCTGATTATTCCCACGAAGCTCTGCAACAATATCACCAGGATTATAAGCAGTTCCGTGCTGCGCTGGATGCGATTGACCAGAGCGGCTGGGATAGGTCAGATAGTGTTGACTTTTTGCTCTTGCACTCCGCGGTAGAGCGTATCAACTGGGAGCTGAATGTGCTGCGCCTCCCCTACCGCAATCCTGACTTCTATGTACATCAGACATTGGGCGTTCTTTTTGAACTGCTAGTATTGCATACTGAAATGAATGACGCACGTATGGAGGAAATCATCCTTCGCATGCAATCTATTCCGGCCACGCTTGAACATGCCCGTGCCAATCTGACCGAGCCTTTTGCCGGAGGAGCAGTCATCGCTTTGAACAACCTGGAAGAGATTGAACAGAAATTCAACCAACTCAATTCGGCGCTACAACAGGTAGCTGACAAATCTTACCACAAAAAACTAGATAAAGCTACAAAAGCGGCTGGCGAAGCCCTGGTAGCCTATGCTGACTGGCTGGAAGCAGAGATGCCCAAAATGGGCAATTCATTTGAGGTAGGCAGGGAAAACTATAATTACTTTTTGAAGAACATTGCCCTTATGCCATTTACACCCGAAGAACTGCTGACCATGGGGGCGATGGAATGGAGTCGTTCGGTCGCTTTTGATGTATTTGAGCAGATGCGCAATGTGGATGAACCCGCTCCCACAATTTTTGAGAATGCTCAGGCACAAATTGCCAAAGAGGCTGAACAGGAGCAGGAAATTCGTGATTTTATGGAGGAGATGAACATCATGAGCGTGCCTGCCGATGTAAATCACTATCTCAACAAAGAACTAACGCCTTACCTCACGCCTCTGGCTCATATGGGCGTTACCGACGATCTCACCTCCGAATCGCGGCTGGATATTGATGGGGTAAGCTATATTCGTGATCCGTCCTGGGACCTGCCTTACTTTTACAGAGCGATTGCACAAGACCCTCGCCCCATCATCATACATGAAGGAGTGCCCGGTCATTATTTTCAGTTGGTACGCTCCTGGAAGAATGATAACCCTATTCGCCGCCGCTTTTTTGATTCCGGTCCCATTGAAGGAATTGGTTTTTATGTAGAGGAGATGCTTTTGCAGTTTGGCTTACTGGATGACAGGCCTCGCACCCGGGAGATTATGTACAGCTTTATGCGCTTACGTGCTCTGCGGGTGGATATTGATGTGAATCTGGCAGTAGGGAATTATGACATTCCTGAAGCCGCCAATTATCTGGAAACGATAGTACCTATGGATAGAGGAACTGCGGTAGAGGAAGCAGGTTTCTTTAGCCTTACCCCCGGACAGGCGATTTCCTATCAGATAGGTAAAATTCAGATCATGAAGTTTCTGGCCGATGCCAAAATACAACAGGGAGATGACTTCAGTCTGCGTGACTTTCATGATTTCCTGATGGTCAATGGCAATGTGCCCATTGCTTTGCAGCGCTATGAATATCTGGGTAAAGCAGATGAGCTTAAAGAGCTATGGCCAGACTAA
- a CDS encoding VPS10 domain-containing protein — translation MPFTFRVLFFLALCWFTTLCISFAQTFQPEHFKNLNIRNVGPANMSGRITAIDAVVDHPTKVIYVGAASGGVWKSENGGTAWKSIFDDQPTMNIGAVAVQQDNPSVVWVGTGEGNPRNSMNLGQGLFKSIDSGESWQFVGLEESKTIHRILIDPHDGDVVYVGVMGDPFTPGEHRGVYKTADGGESWEKILYTNEQSGVADMVMDPENPNKIFAAMYEHRRTPYSFTSGGPGSGLYATYDGGDNWQQLGKENGLPAGELGRIGIAIAPSNPDRIYAKIEAEKNALYRSDDGGKHWEMINDNPRYTNNRPFYFQDLAVDPQDQNRLYNIYQPLTLSYDGGQSFDSIPMIPADETKGIHADFHAFWVDPNDPTFFIIGGDGGLGITHDHGRSWYFPETIPVAQFYHINVDNDMPYNVYGGMQDNGNWSGPGYVWKRGGIRTLYWQYLVGGDGFYISPDSTNSRFGYGTAQNGDLFRYDKLTGYYQSIKPQATDLDTRLRFNWNAGFARDPWNQDAAYYGSQFVHKTTDQGANWEIISPDLTTNNPEKQKQDYGGLTIDASGAEFYNSILTIAPSPVDKGTIWIGTDDGQLQLTQDGGQSWQNLTANIKGMPEGSWIARIKASSYDAATAWMVVNDYRRGDYAPYLFRTTNFGKSWERMVDDTDVKGYALAVIQDPVEPKLVFLGTENGLWISMDEGNSWTQFQNGFPAVSTMDLAIQQRESALIVGTFGRAIWIIDDLLSLREAAAGKLNDKLTALPLNEVVQVKGLFIAPPGNIWTGFHTTFEGENRPFQKVEIPFYITDQPAANVEVKAEIYDEEGNLIQTFGRSALDLGLNYITWKLDEQAAQLPGAYVSDESRDIPVLPGTYQAVLYYEGSSDTTEVKVIPDPRFEEQPEVDAAHYALLKHLDKSTAQLSTALNSIAESEEKVNQIQSQLNALNYSESDALVKLSQQVKDELQQLSEEARGKRPEKQVGAWQSFETTAYSSVSDAQYALMGRLHKPSEQDQALVAQAEKLVDEFQQAVDDFYASAWQAYRQQIEAADISWFDHE, via the coding sequence ATGCCCTTTACTTTTCGTGTTTTATTCTTCCTGGCTTTATGTTGGTTTACTACATTATGTATCTCATTTGCCCAAACCTTTCAGCCGGAGCACTTCAAAAACCTGAACATCCGTAATGTAGGCCCGGCCAATATGAGCGGAAGAATTACCGCCATAGATGCAGTAGTGGATCATCCTACCAAGGTCATTTATGTAGGTGCCGCTTCCGGTGGAGTTTGGAAATCTGAAAACGGAGGCACTGCCTGGAAAAGTATTTTTGACGATCAGCCCACCATGAATATAGGCGCGGTAGCGGTTCAGCAGGACAATCCCTCAGTGGTATGGGTGGGTACAGGCGAAGGGAACCCCCGCAACTCTATGAACCTCGGTCAGGGTTTGTTCAAAAGTATAGATAGTGGAGAAAGCTGGCAGTTTGTAGGTTTAGAGGAGTCCAAAACCATCCACCGTATTCTCATTGACCCTCATGATGGCGATGTAGTCTATGTAGGCGTGATGGGCGATCCTTTTACGCCCGGGGAGCACAGAGGCGTTTACAAGACTGCCGATGGCGGAGAAAGCTGGGAGAAAATTCTCTATACCAACGAACAGTCGGGCGTGGCGGATATGGTGATGGACCCGGAGAATCCCAATAAGATTTTTGCTGCTATGTACGAGCACCGGCGTACGCCTTATAGCTTTACCTCCGGAGGCCCCGGCTCAGGCTTATACGCCACCTATGATGGGGGGGATAACTGGCAGCAGTTGGGTAAAGAAAACGGATTGCCTGCCGGGGAACTGGGACGTATCGGCATCGCCATTGCTCCCAGTAACCCTGACCGCATTTATGCTAAAATAGAAGCTGAAAAAAACGCGCTCTACCGCAGTGATGATGGAGGAAAACATTGGGAAATGATCAATGACAACCCTCGCTATACCAACAACCGTCCTTTCTACTTCCAGGATTTAGCAGTAGACCCTCAGGATCAGAACAGGCTTTACAACATTTACCAACCTCTGACATTGAGCTATGATGGGGGGCAAAGTTTTGACTCCATTCCTATGATTCCTGCCGATGAGACCAAAGGCATACATGCAGATTTTCATGCTTTCTGGGTAGATCCTAACGACCCTACTTTCTTCATCATTGGAGGAGATGGTGGCCTGGGTATTACCCATGATCATGGCAGGAGCTGGTATTTTCCCGAAACCATTCCGGTGGCCCAGTTTTACCATATTAATGTGGATAATGATATGCCTTACAATGTATACGGCGGCATGCAGGATAATGGCAACTGGTCGGGGCCGGGCTATGTTTGGAAGAGAGGAGGCATACGTACGCTCTACTGGCAGTATTTGGTGGGAGGAGATGGTTTTTACATTTCACCTGACTCCACCAATTCTCGCTTCGGCTACGGGACTGCCCAGAATGGTGACCTTTTCCGCTATGATAAGCTCACAGGTTACTACCAAAGCATCAAACCGCAGGCTACTGATTTGGATACCCGCTTACGCTTCAACTGGAATGCGGGCTTTGCCCGTGACCCCTGGAATCAGGATGCTGCTTACTACGGTAGCCAGTTCGTACACAAAACAACTGATCAGGGGGCAAATTGGGAGATCATCTCTCCTGACCTGACTACTAATAATCCTGAGAAGCAAAAGCAGGACTATGGGGGGTTGACCATTGATGCTTCCGGAGCGGAATTTTATAATTCCATTCTGACGATTGCCCCCAGTCCGGTAGATAAAGGAACCATCTGGATAGGTACCGATGACGGACAGCTACAACTGACGCAGGATGGTGGACAAAGCTGGCAAAACCTGACTGCTAATATAAAAGGGATGCCTGAAGGCAGCTGGATTGCCCGGATCAAAGCCTCAAGCTATGATGCCGCCACGGCCTGGATGGTGGTTAACGATTATCGCCGGGGTGATTATGCGCCCTATCTTTTTCGTACTACCAATTTTGGCAAAAGCTGGGAGCGCATGGTAGATGACACAGATGTTAAAGGCTATGCGCTGGCAGTGATACAGGACCCTGTAGAGCCTAAGCTGGTATTTCTGGGCACTGAAAATGGCCTATGGATTAGTATGGATGAAGGTAATAGCTGGACACAATTTCAAAATGGCTTTCCGGCAGTCTCCACTATGGATCTGGCCATACAGCAAAGAGAATCGGCCCTTATCGTAGGTACCTTTGGGCGCGCCATCTGGATCATAGACGACTTGCTCAGTCTGCGGGAAGCCGCGGCTGGAAAGCTGAATGATAAACTGACTGCCCTGCCACTCAATGAGGTGGTGCAGGTGAAGGGCCTGTTTATTGCCCCTCCCGGCAATATCTGGACCGGCTTTCATACTACCTTTGAAGGAGAAAACCGTCCTTTCCAAAAAGTAGAAATTCCTTTCTACATCACTGATCAACCTGCTGCCAACGTGGAAGTCAAAGCGGAAATCTATGATGAAGAAGGAAATCTTATACAGACTTTTGGTCGCTCAGCACTGGATTTGGGGCTAAACTACATCACCTGGAAACTGGATGAGCAGGCGGCTCAGCTTCCGGGTGCTTATGTGAGCGATGAAAGCCGGGATATTCCTGTACTTCCGGGCACTTATCAGGCTGTGCTTTATTATGAAGGTAGTAGCGACACCACTGAAGTAAAAGTCATTCCCGATCCTCGTTTTGAAGAGCAGCCGGAAGTAGATGCTGCTCATTATGCCCTGCTCAAACACCTGGACAAAAGCACGGCTCAGCTCAGTACTGCTTTGAATAGTATTGCCGAAAGTGAAGAAAAGGTCAACCAGATTCAGTCGCAGTTGAATGCCCTGAACTATTCGGAGTCGGATGCTCTGGTGAAGCTTTCTCAACAGGTCAAAGATGAATTGCAACAGCTGAGCGAAGAGGCCAGGGGCAAGCGCCCGGAGAAGCAGGTAGGCGCCTGGCAGTCGTTTGAAACTACGGCTTACTCCAGCGTTTCTGATGCCCAGTATGCCCTGATGGGGCGTCTGCATAAGCCTTCCGAGCAGGACCAAGCTTTGGTGGCACAGGCTGAAAAGCTGGTAGACGAATTTCAGCAAGCTGTAGATGACTTTTATGCAAGCGCATGGCAAGCTTACCGTCAGCAGATTGAAGCAGCCGACATCAGCTGGTTTGATCATGAATAG
- a CDS encoding pirin family protein, producing MSKSAVIDIKKLGFPWETSDPFLFCVHHEDAYPQGNKDMGPSASLTGRNIGQDFAGKDGWSMYHGSKVPGFPAHPHVGFETVTIARKGLIDHSDSLGAAGRFGDGDVQWMTAGKGVQHSEMFPLLKEDKDNPVELFQIWLNLPKAKKKADPHFAMLWGDTIPKYKTKDEEGRETSVAIVAGKIGDLQAPPPAPDSWAADPENEVAIWNIRMEANAQWTLPAAKSAVNRTLYFFKGDTVEVDGQEVANYKSIKLHADQEVRLKNGDEEGHLLLLQGKPISEPVVQYGPFVTNSNAEVQQVMQEFQRTQFGGWPWPSHEHVHPREKGRFAKYADGKLVEK from the coding sequence ATGAGTAAATCAGCAGTAATAGATATCAAAAAACTAGGCTTTCCCTGGGAGACCAGCGATCCTTTTCTTTTTTGTGTGCATCATGAAGATGCTTATCCTCAAGGCAATAAGGATATGGGGCCTTCAGCCTCACTGACAGGAAGAAATATCGGTCAGGACTTTGCCGGAAAAGACGGATGGAGCATGTACCACGGCTCTAAGGTTCCTGGCTTTCCTGCACACCCTCATGTAGGTTTTGAAACAGTAACGATCGCCCGCAAAGGTCTAATTGACCACTCAGACTCCTTGGGTGCTGCCGGGCGTTTCGGTGATGGAGATGTGCAGTGGATGACTGCCGGAAAAGGGGTGCAGCATTCGGAAATGTTTCCTTTGCTGAAGGAAGATAAAGATAATCCGGTGGAGCTTTTCCAAATCTGGCTCAACCTGCCCAAAGCCAAGAAAAAAGCTGATCCTCACTTTGCCATGTTGTGGGGAGATACCATTCCCAAGTATAAAACAAAAGATGAAGAGGGCAGGGAAACCAGCGTAGCCATAGTCGCCGGTAAAATTGGTGACTTACAGGCGCCACCTCCCGCCCCGGACTCCTGGGCGGCAGATCCTGAAAATGAGGTAGCGATCTGGAATATCCGTATGGAGGCGAATGCTCAGTGGACCTTACCGGCTGCCAAAAGTGCGGTGAACCGTACGCTTTATTTCTTTAAAGGTGATACCGTTGAGGTAGATGGGCAGGAAGTTGCTAATTACAAATCCATAAAGTTGCATGCGGACCAGGAGGTGAGGCTGAAAAATGGCGACGAAGAAGGACATTTACTATTGCTACAAGGTAAGCCTATCAGTGAGCCGGTAGTGCAGTATGGTCCTTTTGTGACCAATAGCAATGCGGAAGTTCAGCAGGTAATGCAGGAGTTTCAGCGTACACAGTTTGGTGGATGGCCCTGGCCTTCACATGAACACGTCCACCCCCGCGAAAAAGGGCGCTTTGCCAAATATGCTGATGGGAAGCTAGTAGAGAAGTAG
- a CDS encoding aldo/keto reductase translates to MQKYCELAPDLKISRVLTGLWQIADMEKDGTTLDPEESARAMTPYVEAGFTTFDMADHYGSAEIISGTFKKQHASDKQVQLLTKWVPRPGPTSKQEVREAVQKALDRMQLETIDLMQFHAWNYADPNWLDCLFWLQELKEEGLIRHLGLTNFDAAHLRVAVSSGIEIVSNQVCHSLIDQRAAQSMTEVCKQYGVKLLVFGTVAGGFLSEKWLNKPEPKMEELSTWSQMKYKRFIDAAGGWKKFQHLLKVAHQVAQKHNASIANISSCFMLNQPAVAGIILGARLGKSEHIAENQRIFDIHLDAEDLQSIREAQSALSPIPGGCGDEYRKPPFLTASGDLSDHLESIPTPFEVVDGHQGRKKIFSGTVWEDMAGYCRAIRSGDRILVSGTTATHGSRMIGGKDAAAQAHFVIDKIQGALESLGGCLEDVDRTRIFVNNINDWEAVARTHGERFKDIQPANTLVQARLVGEGYLVEIEAEARI, encoded by the coding sequence ATGCAAAAATACTGCGAACTCGCTCCCGACTTAAAAATCTCTCGGGTGCTGACCGGACTGTGGCAGATAGCCGATATGGAAAAAGACGGGACTACCCTTGATCCTGAGGAAAGCGCGCGTGCCATGACACCTTATGTAGAAGCAGGCTTTACCACTTTTGACATGGCTGATCATTATGGGTCGGCAGAGATCATCAGTGGTACATTCAAAAAGCAGCATGCTTCAGACAAACAGGTACAACTGCTGACCAAATGGGTCCCCAGACCGGGGCCTACTTCTAAGCAGGAAGTACGGGAAGCAGTACAAAAGGCATTGGATCGCATGCAGTTGGAAACCATTGATCTGATGCAATTCCATGCCTGGAACTATGCCGATCCAAACTGGCTGGACTGCCTGTTCTGGCTACAGGAGCTAAAAGAAGAGGGCCTGATACGCCATCTCGGCCTGACCAACTTTGATGCTGCTCACCTGAGAGTAGCGGTGAGTAGCGGTATTGAAATTGTATCCAACCAGGTGTGCCATTCACTCATAGACCAGCGGGCAGCGCAAAGCATGACAGAAGTATGTAAGCAGTATGGGGTAAAACTGCTCGTTTTTGGAACGGTAGCTGGCGGTTTTCTTTCGGAGAAATGGCTGAACAAGCCCGAACCGAAAATGGAGGAACTAAGCACCTGGTCGCAGATGAAATACAAGCGATTTATTGATGCTGCCGGTGGTTGGAAGAAATTTCAGCATTTACTCAAAGTGGCACATCAGGTAGCTCAAAAACATAATGCTTCCATAGCCAATATTAGTAGTTGCTTTATGTTGAATCAACCCGCGGTAGCAGGCATTATTTTGGGAGCACGACTGGGCAAAAGTGAGCACATCGCGGAAAACCAGCGCATATTTGACATCCATTTGGATGCGGAAGATTTACAGTCTATCCGGGAAGCACAGTCTGCGCTTTCTCCTATCCCCGGAGGTTGCGGAGATGAATATCGCAAGCCACCCTTCCTCACTGCTTCCGGTGATCTAAGTGATCATCTGGAAAGTATTCCTACCCCTTTTGAAGTCGTGGATGGACATCAGGGGAGAAAGAAAATCTTCAGCGGTACAGTTTGGGAAGATATGGCGGGCTACTGCCGGGCGATACGCAGTGGTGACCGTATTCTCGTTTCAGGCACTACCGCTACGCATGGCAGCCGTATGATCGGTGGTAAAGATGCGGCAGCGCAAGCTCATTTTGTGATTGACAAAATTCAGGGAGCCCTTGAGTCATTAGGAGGATGCCTGGAAGATGTAGACCGCACCAGAATTTTTGTAAACAATATCAATGATTGGGAAGCGGTAGCACGAACGCATGGCGAGCGTTTCAAAGACATTCAGCCTGCCAACACTTTGGTACAGGCCAGACTGGTAGGGGAAGGCTATCTGGTAGAAATAGAAGCAGAAGCCAGGATATGA